The proteins below come from a single Lodderomyces elongisporus chromosome 3, complete sequence genomic window:
- the SIM1 gene encoding putative secreted beta-glucosidase sim1 (CAZy:GH132): MRSSVITLLTIAASALAAPAVQQQHHHHNQQKRAVVTQIVYVDSNGNTVSGPSASAHPIVATVSTSATPAQTTEASSASSEATTSSKSSSLSSSSSTEAASTESSSSDSSGDSSIAGDLSAFSDPTKEFEDGVYSCDTVPTGQGVIAVDWISGLNGGWTTIMNEDGDTSSTCKDGYYCSYACQAGMSKTQWPSEQPSNGVSVGGLYCKNGKLYRSNTDNNYLCEWGSDNVKFDSQISKDVAICRTDYPGSENMNIPTLLSAGGTAPVSVVDSDTYYTWKGGKTSTQYYVNNAGVSVEDGCIWGTSGSGVGNWAPVVLGAGTTGGKTYLSLIPNPNNTEKPNYNIKITGDDVNGNCKYENGQYNGAGSDGCTVTVNSGDAKFVFY; encoded by the coding sequence atgagaTCATCTGTTATCACTTTATTGACTATTGCTGCCTCAGCCTTGGCAGCCCCAGCtgttcaacaacaacaccaccaccacaaccaaCAAAAGAGAGCTGTTGTTACTCAAATTGTCTACGTTGACTCCAACGGTAACACTGTTTCAGGTCCAAGTGCTTCAGCCCACCCAATTGTTGCCACTGTCTCCACCTCAGCTACTCCAGCTCAAACTACTGAAGCTAGCTCTGCTTCTTCCGAGGCAACCACCAGCTCCAAGTCATCCTCAttatcatcttcttcatccacCGAGGCTGCTTCTACCGAGTCTTCAAGCTCTGATTCAAGCGGTGACAGCTCCATCGCAGGTGACTTGTCTGCTTTCTCTGACCCAACTAAAGAGTTTGAAGATGGTGTCTACTCTTGTGACACTGTCCCAACTGGTCAAGGTGTTATTGCCGTTGACTGGATCTCAGGCTTGAACGGTGGATGGACCACCATCATGAATGAAGATGGTGACACTTCATCCACTTGTAAAGACGGTTACTACTGCTCATACGCTTGTCAAGCTGGTATGTCCAAGACCCAATGGCCATCTGAACAACCATCTAACGGTGTTTCCGTTGGTGGTTTGTACTGTAAGAATGGTAAGTTGTACAGATCCAACACTGACAACAACTACTTGTGTGAATGGGGTTCAGACAATGTCAAATTTGACTCACAAATCTCCAAGGACGTTGCTATCTGTAGAACCGACTACCCAGGTTCAGAAAACATGAACATCCCAACCTTGTTGTCTGCCGGTGGCACTGCTCCAGTCTCTGTTGTTGACAGTGACACTTACTACACATGGAAGGGTGGCAAGACCTCTACTCAATACTATGTCAACAATGCTGGAGTTTCCGTTGAGGATGGTTGTATCTGGGGTACTTCTGGATCAGGTGTCGGTAACTGGGCTCCAGTTGTCCTTGGTGCCGGTACTACTGGTGGTAAGACTTATTTGTCTTTGATTCCAAACCCAAACAACACTGAAAAGCCAAACTACAACATCAAGATCACTGGTGACGACGTTAATGGTAACTGTAAGTACGAGAATGGTCAATACAATGGTGCTGGCTCAGACGGATGTACCGTTACCGTCAACTCAGGTGACGCTAAATTTGTCTTTTATTAA
- the HPC2 gene encoding HIR complex subunit — MAQATSRNVSISSLLSSAPSNENLPVRNGDGGSGGGSVGGGAAKSTSTTPTVTATHSSAPADTKAMSTTKNTASSLKPSTKPQPILKKKPIASKSKASPSPLQQLVARFQTSFNGADSTTAEKITPVTSINIKSILSDSNISKTNGTSSKKIQPSLSSSSSSFKNKASTPIEGKFVQSKVSPNLADQVKKFQTSFYVDSAISSPLPSSSKTSALTATTATAVASRPKSKTSINSIINLDDSDTSSPSTPAPDALKTTTTTLGPSQTKDFLSANNSLKRKASSNSKATTGPDTKNKKKKKQQTPDLQQSPTISSRKQLGLSQFQQISRKLQPSPLSTDSNTTENQNVPVKKPLKPGMTTEQSEMRPTVKLAFPTVIDLLNPEEEEEEDDDDEVIALTEADEDISREKLATPIAPTAKSITTTATTTAAATTTTTTDTVKKRADKVVTEKSALSKEKEKEKEKIEPPIIALNIPLLDPKDPQPGRAEVVINVLKLAEEKYGWSVMHPKAKSAIDIIDDMIDDEDDDDNDDDDDLIDDEKQQQQQQQQQQQGNNQSSIQSRGKELTEEQLVRQHEIKMARKVGKYDFEDPFIDDIELQMEEEISTTKEGFFVYWGPLVDDRNSSKKSSSKKR, encoded by the coding sequence ATGGCACAAGCTACAAGTAGAAATGTCTCCATATCCTCATTGCTATCCTCAGCTCCGTCAAATGAAAACTTACCGGTAAgaaatggtgatggtggtagtggtggtggtagtgttGGTGGCGGTGCAGCAAAGTCTACAAGTACTACACCAACAGTAACAGCAACACACTCTTCAGCGCCAGCTGATACTAAAGCTATGAGCACGACTAAAAACACCGCATCATCTTTAAAACCCAGCACCAAACCTCAACcaatattaaaaaagaaaccaatAGCATCAAAATCCAAGGcttcaccatcaccattacAACAATTAGTAGCGCGTTTTCAAACTTCATTCAATGGTGCAGACTCCACCACAGCTGAAAAAATTACACCAGTTACAAGCATCAATATAAAAAGCATCCTTTCAGACTCTAATATATCGAAAACAAATGGAACTCTGTCAAAGAAGATTCAGCcactgctactgctgctgctgctgctgttcaAGAACAAGGCGTCTACCCCTATTGAAGGCAAGTTTGTCCAGAGCAAAGTTTCGCCAAACCTCGCTGACcaagtaaaaaaatttcaaactaGCTTTTATGTGGATTCCGCAATTAGTCTGCCGTTGCCTTCATCGTCAAAAACATCAGCTTTGACAGCTACTACTGCCACTGCTGTTGCATCGCGACCCAAGAGTAAGACTTCCATAAATTCTATAATCAATCTAGACGATAGCGATACTTCTTCGCCATCAACTCCAGCACCAGATGCCCTTaaaactacaacaacaactttggGCCCatcacaaacaaaagatttttTATCTGCTAACAATCTGCTAAAACGAAAAGCATCTCTGAACTCAAAAGCAACAACTGGACCGGatacaaagaacaagaaaaagaagaagcagcaaACGCCAGATTTACAACAATCTCCTACAATATCAtcaagaaaacaattggGACTACTgcaatttcaacaaatacTGCGGAAATTGCAACCGTCGCCTTTATCTACAGATTCCAATACCActgaaaatcaaaatgtACCTGTGAAGAAACCATTGAAACCAGGTATGACCACCGAACAGTCCGAAATGCGGCCTACGGTGAAATTAGCATTCCCTACAGTAATAGACTTGTTAAAtccagaagaagaagaagaagaagatgatgatgacgaagtGATAGCGTTAACAGAGGCAGACGAAGACATCTCTAGAGAAAAACTCGCAACTCCTATTGCCCCAACTGCCAaatcaataacaacaactgcgACGAcgacagcagcagcaacaacaacaaccacgaCTGATACAGTTAAAAAGAGAGCTGACAAAGTTGTTACGGAAAAATCAGCTctatcaaaagaaaaagagaaagaaaaggaaaagataGAGCCGCCAATAATTGCATTAAATATCCCGCTCTTGGACCCTAAAGATCCCCAGCCTGGTAGAGCCGAGGTCGTTATTAATGTACTAAAACTTGCCGAAGAGAAATATGGATGGTCGGTGATGCATCCAAAGGCAAAGTCCGCCATCGACATAATTGACGACATGATtgatgacgaagatgatgatgataatgatgacgatgatgactTGATCGACGACgaaaaacaacagcaacaacagcaacaacaacaacaacaaggaaACAACCAATCGTCTATACAGCTGCGAGGTAAAGAGTTGACAGAGGAGCAATTGGTTCGACAGCATGAGATCAAAATGGCTCGTAAAGTTGGTAAATATGATTTTGAAGATCCAtttattgatgatattgAATTGCAAATGGAAGAAGAGATCTCAACCACAAAGGAAGGATTCTTTGTCTACTGGGGACCGTTAGTCGATGATAGAAATTCCAGTAAGAAGAGCTCTTCGAAAAAACGGTGA
- a CDS encoding uncharacterized protein (BUSCO:EOG09265HEP), producing the protein MDDAELNAIRQARMAELQRSAGASGAAGDSSSASASSSSASSQQQQQQQAAATAAVLARVLENQARERLSRVRMVRPDRADAVESYIVRLYSMGQITKKLSEQDIVQMLDGISRDTQQRTQSKIVYSRKPISDDVDDDDDDDDFFN; encoded by the coding sequence ATGGATGACGCAGAGTTAAATGCTATAAGACAAGCACGGATGGCTGAACTACAGAGGTCAGCAGGTGCAAGTGGCGCGGCTGGAGACAGCTCTTCAGCATCtgcctcctcttcttccgcCTCAtcccaacaacaacaacaacaacaggcagcagcaacagcagcggTTCTTGCCAGAGTCCTAGAAAACCAAGCAAGAGAAAGATTGAGTCGTGTTCGCATGGTGCGCCCAGACCGTGCTGATGCCGTGGAAAGTTATATTGTGCGATTATACTCGATGGGCCAAATCACAAAGAAGTTGTCTGAACAGGATATTGTCCAAATGCTTGATGGAATAAGCAGAGATACTCAACAGAGAACACAGAGCAAGATTGTTTATAGCAGGAAACCCATTAGTGATGATGTggatgatgacgacgatgacgacgacTTTTTCAATTAG
- the YPT6 gene encoding Rab GTPase ypt6 (BUSCO:EOG09264JHE) produces MSSDRTNILKKYKIVFLGDQSVGKTSLITRFMYDTFDETYATTIGIDFLSKTMYLEDGKTIRLQLWDTAGQERFRSLIPSYIRDSHVAVICYDITNKKSFTNLNKWIKDVKLERGDDVIMVLVGNKSDLANDKRQVSLEDVEQLHNKTGSKFFIETSTKANHNVKLLFKKIAQSLPDFNNEDEDGEGEGAKGEGDGTNNKSETIDISIENNPQQGTSTCC; encoded by the coding sequence ATGAGCTCGGATAGGACAAATATTCTCAAAAAGTACAAGATTGTGTTTTTAGGTGATCAGAGTGTTGGAAAGACATCATTAATCACTAGATTTATGTATGATACTTTTGATGAGACATATGCGACAACAATTGGAATAGACTTTCTAAGTAAAACAATGTATCTCGAAGATGGTAAAACTATAAGGTTACAATTATGGGATACTGCTGGTCAAGAGAGATTTAGGTCGTTGATTCCTTCATATATACGAGATTCTCATGTTGCTGTGATATGTTATGATATTACCAATAAAAAGTCATTTACCAATTTGAACAAGTGGATCAAAGATGTCAAGCTAGAACGTGGCGACGATGTGATTATGGTGTTGGTTGGGAATAAGCTGGATTTAGCAAATGACAAGCGACAAGTTAGTCTTGAAGATGTCGAGCAGTTGCACAATAAGACGGGGTCCAAGTTTTTTATCGAGACCTCGACCAAGGCTAATCATAATgtaaagttgttgtttaaaAAGATTGCTCAATCGTTACCTGATTTTaataatgaagatgaagatggtgAGGGAGAAGGTGCAAAAGGTGAGGGAGACGGTACAAATAACAAGTCAGAGACTATAGATATTAGCATTGAGAACAATCCACAACAGGGAACTAGCACATGCTGCTGA
- the ATG12 gene encoding Ubiquitin-like protein (BUSCO:EOG09265EKJ) → MSQLQDSSIRQSDPDSDLDSDSNSNTDLGSLVDQGNAQFEDEYIATEEQTNLEPKVPLSTSIVLDKLPQDQQSQLNHNPYLKSEQKSQSREGTKFRMETVSPKKTTEKNENQHSSASTTKSPEKVTIRFQPIGSTTAIHPKLFKISSVQSISTVNKFLSQKLKTNERQPLHLYIQNSFSPSPDERVGDLYALFATNHELIISYCNTIAFG, encoded by the coding sequence ATGTCACAATTACAAGACTCTAGTATACGACAATCAGATCCTGATTCTGATTTGGATTCTGACTCAAACTCCAATACTGATTTGGGTAGTTTGGTTGATCAGGGGAATGCACAGTTTGAAGATGAGTATATTGCCACAGAGGAGCAAACGAACTTGGAGCCAAAAGTACCACTATCCACCTCAATTGTTCTTGATAAACTACCGCAAGATCAGCAAAGTCAATTGAATCATAATCCTTATTTAAAGAGTGAACAAAAAAGTCAATCAAGAGAAGGAACCAAATTCAGAATGGAAACAGTGCTGCCGAAAAAGACTACTGAGAAGAACGAAAATCAACATTCATCAGCATCTACTACCAAGTCACCTGAGAAAGTCACAATTCGTTTTCAGCCTATTGGATCTACTACAGCCATCCACCCTAAACTATTCAAAATTTCGTCTGTGCAATCCATACTGACGGTGAACAAATTCCTTAGTCAGAAGTTGAAAACCAACGAAAGACAGCCATTACATTTGTATATACAAAATTCATTCCTGCCCAGTCCCGATGAACGAGTTGGTGATTTGTATGCATTGTTTGCCACAAACCATGAATTGATTATAAGTTATTGCAATACTATTGCTTTTGGGTGA